A single window of Rhizobium indicum DNA harbors:
- a CDS encoding anhydro-N-acetylmuramic acid kinase gives MDVIRTAIGLMSGTSMDGIDVALIRTDGRGFIERGPFMGVPYDPDFRGQLKRALELSRPLTDRSERPAELREIELELTWRHAIAVTAFMERFGLSADAVDVLGFHGQTVLHHPDEGLTIQIGDGGELAKRTGISVVYDMRANDMVHGGQGAPLVPAYHAALAGKFQQAGQAVCFVNIGGISNLTFIGTDGRISAFDSGPGNTLIDQWVEMQTGKTYDPSGEIGGRGKVVASLAERYLQSPFFRGNIRRSLDRGDFAPLQPEEASLEDGARTLAHVAAASIIKSASFLPETPAIYIVCGGGRLNATLMAEFSVMAERLGSRVLTAEEPGFDGDAMEAEAWAYLAVRSLDGLPLTFPGTTGVDAPVSGGVLATP, from the coding sequence ATGGATGTCATCAGGACCGCGATCGGGCTGATGAGCGGCACGTCGATGGACGGAATCGACGTCGCGTTGATCAGGACCGACGGCCGCGGCTTCATCGAGCGCGGGCCGTTCATGGGCGTGCCCTATGATCCGGATTTTCGCGGGCAGCTCAAACGGGCGCTGGAACTGTCGCGTCCACTGACCGACAGGAGCGAACGACCCGCTGAGCTTCGCGAGATCGAGCTTGAACTCACCTGGCGGCATGCAATTGCCGTTACGGCATTCATGGAGCGTTTCGGGCTTTCTGCCGATGCCGTCGATGTTCTCGGCTTCCATGGCCAGACGGTGCTTCATCACCCTGATGAGGGATTGACGATCCAGATTGGCGACGGCGGGGAACTGGCGAAGAGAACCGGCATATCGGTGGTCTACGACATGCGCGCCAACGATATGGTTCATGGCGGGCAGGGCGCGCCGCTGGTGCCGGCCTATCACGCAGCACTTGCGGGAAAATTCCAGCAGGCGGGACAGGCAGTGTGCTTCGTCAATATCGGCGGCATCTCCAATCTCACCTTTATCGGCACCGACGGACGGATATCGGCGTTCGACAGCGGTCCGGGCAATACGCTGATCGACCAGTGGGTGGAGATGCAGACCGGTAAAACCTATGACCCCAGCGGCGAGATCGGTGGGCGCGGAAAGGTCGTGGCCAGCCTGGCGGAACGCTATCTGCAAAGCCCGTTCTTCCGCGGCAATATTCGCCGGTCGCTGGACCGCGGCGATTTTGCACCGCTTCAGCCCGAGGAAGCGAGCCTTGAAGACGGCGCCCGGACGCTCGCGCATGTCGCCGCCGCCTCGATCATCAAATCCGCCAGTTTCCTGCCGGAGACCCCAGCGATCTATATCGTCTGCGGCGGCGGGCGGCTGAACGCCACTCTGATGGCAGAGTTCTCAGTCATGGCCGAAAGGCTGGGCTCGAGGGTGCTGACGGCGGAGGAGCCGGGCTTCGACGGCGATGCGATGGAAGCCGAGGCCTGGGCCTATCTCGCCGTCCGGTCGCTGGACGGACTGCCGCTGACATTCCCCGGCACGACGGGAGTCGACGCTCCCGTCAGCGGCGGGGTGCTGGCGACGCCATGA
- a CDS encoding GNAT family N-acetyltransferase gives MREQRVMLKTPRLTFVMWDEGDGTLVQQLHSTMATTRYLSGNVPWSLQKAEERLRGWFEEQARDGTTKYKLLAEDGRFVGRAGISKFRNEQFELGYSLREEAWGRGLATEAASALADWFFERKFASGFIAFTHPENIASQRVLRKIGMRERAPILIDGVLDTVFGLTADMRPAKL, from the coding sequence ATGAGAGAGCAGCGGGTCATGCTGAAGACGCCACGGCTTACCTTCGTCATGTGGGACGAAGGCGATGGGACCCTGGTGCAACAGCTGCATTCGACGATGGCGACGACCCGATATTTGTCCGGCAACGTGCCGTGGAGCCTCCAAAAGGCTGAGGAACGGCTGCGCGGCTGGTTCGAGGAACAGGCGCGCGACGGCACGACCAAATACAAGCTCCTCGCCGAGGACGGTCGATTTGTCGGCCGTGCGGGGATTTCAAAGTTCAGGAACGAGCAATTCGAACTCGGCTATTCCCTGCGCGAGGAGGCGTGGGGCAGGGGCCTGGCAACGGAAGCGGCGAGTGCGCTTGCCGACTGGTTCTTCGAAAGGAAGTTTGCATCGGGCTTCATCGCCTTCACGCATCCCGAAAACATCGCCTCGCAACGCGTCCTCAGAAAGATCGGCATGCGCGAACGCGCGCCGATCCTGATCGATGGAGTGCTGGACACGGTTTTCGGACTGACCGCCGATATGCGGCCGGCAAAGCTCTAA
- a CDS encoding acyltransferase family protein, with translation MTKSFGEVLDKYRGIGPGFDFLRIGLAFSIVLTHSFLLTDNNDFIRGSVFWFTEYALVPMFFALSGFLIAGSAQRLSLRNFLINRGLRIVPALAVDIVVCSLIIGPIITVVYHSEYFTDQRFFKYFLNIVGWIHYELPGVFQDNPSQRVNGALWTVPWEIFCYIIMSFLMITAIVKTRYKLLAVTIAYIVIGLIVQKMPYLLPGSIKPIARFLFMSRGSQLITAFMMGIVAFQFRAVIPHSRWIFGAACLVCIVAILTLDSRATESVLNRPLVITSLVYITVFVGLSEVPIPAFFRKGDYSYGVYLYHDPFLQIWISSFPSVFLYPKYGALALYLVGLPSALAVAVLSWHFIEKPILGLRKKFSFIAQVRGVEDGNQAGRESHVRPVAVKS, from the coding sequence ATGACCAAGTCGTTCGGGGAAGTCCTCGATAAGTATAGGGGAATTGGTCCGGGGTTCGATTTTCTTCGAATAGGGCTCGCCTTTTCCATCGTATTGACCCATTCCTTTTTGTTAACCGACAACAATGACTTCATCAGGGGGTCAGTATTCTGGTTCACTGAATACGCTCTTGTTCCGATGTTCTTCGCTTTGAGCGGATTTCTGATCGCCGGCAGTGCACAGCGCCTGAGCCTCCGGAATTTCCTGATCAACCGAGGCTTGCGCATCGTCCCAGCGCTTGCCGTCGATATCGTCGTTTGTTCGCTGATCATCGGACCGATCATCACGGTCGTCTATCATTCCGAATATTTTACCGATCAGCGGTTTTTCAAATACTTCCTGAATATCGTCGGCTGGATTCATTACGAGCTTCCGGGCGTTTTCCAGGATAATCCGAGCCAGCGTGTCAACGGCGCTCTGTGGACGGTTCCCTGGGAAATCTTCTGCTACATCATCATGTCGTTCCTGATGATCACCGCCATTGTGAAAACGCGCTACAAGCTGCTGGCGGTGACGATCGCCTACATCGTCATCGGCCTTATCGTGCAGAAGATGCCCTACCTGTTGCCGGGCTCGATCAAGCCGATCGCGCGCTTCCTGTTCATGAGCCGAGGCTCCCAACTGATAACGGCCTTCATGATGGGCATCGTCGCCTTTCAGTTCAGGGCAGTCATTCCGCATTCCCGCTGGATATTCGGCGCTGCCTGCCTGGTCTGCATCGTCGCCATCCTCACCCTGGACAGCCGAGCGACGGAGTCGGTGCTCAACCGGCCCTTGGTCATCACCTCTCTTGTTTACATCACCGTCTTCGTCGGCCTGTCCGAGGTGCCCATCCCGGCCTTTTTCAGGAAAGGCGACTATTCCTACGGCGTCTATCTTTATCACGACCCGTTTTTACAGATCTGGATCAGCTCGTTCCCGTCGGTTTTTCTCTATCCGAAATATGGTGCGCTGGCGCTCTATCTCGTCGGCCTGCCATCGGCTCTCGCCGTTGCGGTGCTGTCCTGGCATTTCATCGAGAAGCCGATCCTCGGCCTTCGCAAGAAATTCTCATTCATCGCCCAGGTCAGGGGCGTCGAGGATGGCAATCAGGCTGGGCGCGAATCCCATGTCCGACCGGTCGCCGTCAAGAGTTAG
- a CDS encoding alpha/beta hydrolase, whose translation MPEVIFNGPAGRLEGRYQPSKEKSAPIALILHPHPQFGGTMNNQIVYQLFYMFQKRGFTTLRFNFRGIGRSQGEFDHGAGELSDAASALDWVQSLHPDSKTCWVAGYSFGSWIGMQLLMRRPEIEGFMSISPQPNTYDFSFLAPCPSSGLIINGEADKVAPEKDVNGLVEKLKTQKGILITHRTVANANHFFNGQVETLMGECEDYLDRRLNGELVPEPAAKRIR comes from the coding sequence ATGCCCGAAGTTATTTTCAACGGCCCAGCCGGCCGTCTTGAAGGCCGCTACCAGCCCTCCAAGGAAAAAAGCGCGCCCATCGCCCTGATTCTGCATCCGCATCCGCAGTTCGGCGGCACGATGAACAATCAGATCGTCTACCAGCTCTTCTACATGTTCCAGAAGCGCGGGTTCACGACGCTGCGCTTCAATTTCCGGGGAATCGGCCGCAGCCAGGGCGAATTCGACCACGGCGCCGGCGAGCTCTCGGATGCCGCCTCGGCGCTCGACTGGGTGCAGAGCCTGCATCCTGATTCCAAGACCTGTTGGGTCGCCGGTTATTCCTTCGGCTCCTGGATCGGCATGCAGCTCCTGATGCGCCGGCCGGAAATCGAAGGCTTCATGTCGATCTCGCCCCAGCCGAACACCTACGACTTCTCCTTCCTGGCGCCCTGCCCCTCCTCCGGCCTGATCATCAACGGCGAGGCGGACAAGGTGGCGCCTGAGAAGGATGTGAACGGCCTTGTGGAGAAGCTGAAGACCCAGAAGGGCATCCTGATTACCCATCGCACCGTCGCCAACGCCAACCACTTCTTCAACGGTCAGGTGGAAACGCTGATGGGCGAATGCGAGGATTATCTCGACCGCCGCCTCAACGGCGAACTGGTGCCGGAACCGGCCGCCAAGCGGATTCGCTGA
- a CDS encoding cysteine desulfurase family protein, which translates to MAPPRLYLDWNATAPLHPAARAAIMRAIDIFGNPNSVHGEGRAARAAIEGARRKVAALAGTDAGNVVFTSGATEAANLVLTSDFRMGRTPLRLGHLYFSAIEHPAVREGGRFAKEKMTEIPVTEAGIVDLDALGLLLDAHDKAAGLPMVAIMLVNNETGIVQPVEAAAKIVHAHGGLFVVDAVQAAGRIALDIGKIGADFMIVSSHKIGGPKGAGALIAQGEALMPRPLIQGGGQERGHRSGTQNSLALIGFGAAAEAAADELEARNAAIGVLRERLEAGMREVAADVMIHGEGGERVANTIFFTLPGLKAETGQIAFDLEGVALSAGSACSSGRLGESHVLTAMGRDAKLGALRISLGFSTTEEDIDRAIAAFAKIANRRRSAGEAACPLSKLAETQISACQSG; encoded by the coding sequence ATGGCGCCGCCACGCCTTTATCTCGACTGGAACGCCACAGCGCCGCTGCACCCCGCAGCACGCGCGGCGATCATGCGCGCCATCGACATTTTCGGCAATCCAAATTCCGTTCACGGCGAGGGCCGGGCCGCCCGCGCCGCCATCGAAGGCGCACGGCGCAAGGTGGCAGCACTTGCCGGCACCGATGCCGGCAATGTGGTCTTTACCAGCGGCGCGACCGAGGCCGCCAATCTGGTGCTGACGTCGGATTTCCGCATGGGCCGCACGCCGCTCCGCCTTGGCCATCTCTATTTCTCGGCGATCGAGCATCCGGCGGTGCGCGAAGGCGGCCGCTTCGCCAAAGAGAAGATGACGGAGATCCCGGTGACGGAAGCCGGCATCGTCGATCTCGATGCGCTCGGCCTGCTGCTCGATGCGCATGACAAGGCCGCCGGCCTGCCGATGGTCGCTATCATGCTCGTCAATAACGAGACGGGCATCGTCCAGCCGGTCGAGGCGGCGGCAAAGATCGTCCACGCCCATGGCGGGCTCTTCGTCGTCGACGCCGTGCAGGCGGCCGGCCGCATCGCGCTCGATATCGGCAAGATCGGCGCCGACTTCATGATCGTTTCCTCGCACAAGATCGGCGGGCCGAAGGGTGCCGGCGCGCTCATTGCGCAGGGCGAGGCGCTGATGCCCAGGCCGCTGATCCAAGGCGGCGGGCAGGAGCGGGGTCACCGCTCAGGGACACAGAATTCGCTGGCGCTGATCGGCTTCGGCGCGGCGGCAGAAGCCGCGGCAGACGAACTCGAGGCGCGTAATGCGGCGATCGGCGTGTTGCGCGAGCGGCTGGAAGCCGGCATGCGTGAGGTAGCAGCCGATGTGATGATCCACGGCGAGGGCGGCGAGCGCGTCGCCAATACGATCTTCTTCACCCTACCGGGGCTGAAGGCCGAGACTGGACAGATTGCTTTCGACCTCGAAGGCGTTGCCCTATCCGCAGGCTCTGCCTGCTCGTCCGGCCGGCTCGGCGAAAGCCATGTGCTGACGGCGATGGGCCGTGACGCCAAGCTCGGGGCGCTGCGCATCTCGCTCGGCTTTTCGACGACGGAAGAGGATATCGACAGGGCGATTGCGGCTTTCGCAAAGATCGCCAACCGGCGCAGGTCGGCTGGGGAGGCGGCGTGCCCGCTGTCAAAACTTGCGGAAACGCAAATTTCTGCTTGCCAATCGGGCTGA
- the sufB gene encoding Fe-S cluster assembly protein SufB → MAAVQETIDQVRLIDVDQYKYGFETVIEMDKAPKGLSEDIIRFISAKKQEPEWMLEWRLEAYRRWLTLEEPTWARVNYPKIDFNDIYYYAAPKSTPGPKSLDEVDPELLKVYEKLGIPLREQEILAGVEKPKIAVDAVFDSVSVVTTFKAELKKAGVIFMSISEAIREYPELVQKYLGSVVPTSDNYYATLNSAVFTDGSFVFVPKGVRCPMELSTYFRINEKGTGQFERTLIIAEEGAYVSYLEGCTAPQRDENQLHAAVVELVALDDAEIKYSTVQNWYPGDKNGKGGIYNFVTKRGDCRGDRSKISWTQVETGSAITWKYPSCILRGDDSRGEFYSIAVSNGHQQIDSGTKMIHLGKNTSSRIVSKGIAAGVSNNTYRGQVSAHRKASNARNFTQCDSLLIGDKCGAHTVPYIEAKNSTAQFEHEATTSKISEDQLFYCLQRGIPTEAAIALIVNGFVKEVLQELPMEFAVEAQKLISISLEGSVG, encoded by the coding sequence ATGGCTGCGGTGCAGGAAACAATCGACCAGGTGCGCCTGATCGATGTGGACCAGTATAAATACGGTTTCGAGACCGTCATCGAGATGGACAAGGCGCCGAAAGGCCTGTCCGAAGATATCATCCGCTTCATTTCGGCGAAGAAGCAGGAGCCGGAGTGGATGCTGGAATGGCGTCTCGAGGCCTATCGTCGCTGGCTGACGCTGGAAGAGCCGACCTGGGCGCGCGTCAACTATCCGAAGATCGATTTCAACGACATCTATTATTACGCCGCGCCGAAGAGCACGCCGGGTCCAAAGTCGCTCGACGAGGTCGATCCGGAGCTGTTGAAGGTCTATGAGAAGCTCGGCATCCCGCTGCGTGAGCAGGAGATCCTTGCCGGCGTCGAGAAGCCGAAGATCGCCGTCGACGCTGTTTTCGACAGCGTTTCGGTCGTTACCACCTTCAAGGCAGAGCTGAAGAAGGCCGGCGTGATCTTCATGTCGATCTCAGAAGCCATCCGCGAGTATCCGGAACTGGTGCAGAAGTACCTCGGCTCCGTCGTTCCGACCAGCGACAACTACTATGCGACGCTCAATTCAGCGGTCTTTACCGACGGTTCCTTCGTCTTCGTGCCGAAGGGCGTTCGCTGCCCGATGGAGCTTTCGACCTATTTCCGCATCAACGAGAAGGGCACCGGCCAGTTCGAGCGCACGCTGATCATCGCGGAAGAGGGCGCTTACGTCTCCTATCTCGAAGGCTGCACGGCGCCGCAGCGCGACGAAAACCAGCTGCATGCGGCTGTCGTCGAACTCGTTGCGCTCGATGATGCCGAGATCAAATATTCGACCGTCCAGAACTGGTATCCGGGCGACAAGAACGGCAAGGGCGGCATCTACAACTTCGTCACCAAGCGCGGCGATTGCCGCGGCGACCGTTCGAAGATTTCGTGGACGCAGGTCGAAACCGGCTCGGCAATCACCTGGAAATATCCGTCCTGCATTCTGCGCGGCGACGACAGCCGCGGCGAGTTCTATTCGATCGCGGTATCGAACGGCCATCAGCAGATCGACAGCGGCACCAAGATGATCCATCTCGGCAAGAACACGTCGAGCCGCATCGTCTCCAAGGGCATCGCCGCCGGCGTGTCCAACAACACCTATCGCGGCCAGGTCTCGGCCCACCGCAAGGCTTCGAACGCGCGCAACTTCACCCAGTGCGATTCGCTGCTGATCGGCGACAAGTGCGGCGCCCATACCGTGCCTTATATCGAGGCGAAGAATTCGACGGCGCAGTTCGAGCATGAAGCCACGACCTCGAAGATCTCCGAGGACCAGCTGTTCTACTGCCTGCAGCGCGGCATCCCGACCGAAGCGGCGATCGCACTAATCGTCAACGGCTTCGTCAAGGAAGTCCTGCAGGAACTGCCGATGGAATTCGCCGTCGAGGCGCAGAAGCTGATCAGCATCTCGCTCGAGGGCAGCGTGGGCTGA
- the sufC gene encoding Fe-S cluster assembly ATPase SufC, which yields MLEIRNLHARIAEDGTEIIRGLNLTVKAGEVAAIMGPNGSGKSTLSYVLSGRSDYEVTEGDILYNGESILELDPAERAAKGIFLAFQYPVEIPGVATMQFLKVAMNEQRKARGEDELTTPDFMRRVKDAAGKLQINTEMLKRPLNVGFSGGEKKRAEILQMALLEPKLCVLDETDSGLDIDALKIVADGVNALRSPDRAVVVITHYQRLLDYIVPDTVHVLYKGQVIKSGDKTLAHELEANGYADIIGTAA from the coding sequence ATGCTTGAAATCAGAAACCTTCATGCCCGCATCGCCGAAGACGGCACCGAGATCATCCGTGGCCTGAACCTGACGGTGAAGGCCGGCGAAGTTGCCGCGATCATGGGGCCGAACGGCTCCGGCAAGTCGACGCTCTCTTATGTGCTGTCCGGCCGCAGCGACTACGAAGTCACCGAGGGCGATATTCTCTACAATGGCGAAAGCATTCTCGAGCTCGATCCGGCCGAGCGCGCCGCCAAGGGCATTTTCCTCGCCTTCCAGTACCCGGTCGAAATTCCGGGCGTCGCCACCATGCAGTTCCTGAAGGTGGCGATGAACGAGCAGCGCAAGGCGCGCGGCGAGGACGAGTTGACGACGCCGGACTTCATGCGCCGCGTCAAGGATGCCGCCGGCAAGCTGCAGATCAATACCGAGATGCTGAAGCGGCCGCTGAACGTCGGCTTCTCCGGCGGCGAAAAGAAGCGGGCCGAGATCCTGCAGATGGCGCTGCTCGAACCGAAGCTGTGCGTGCTTGACGAAACCGATTCCGGCCTCGACATCGATGCGCTGAAGATCGTCGCCGACGGCGTCAACGCGCTGCGTTCGCCGGACCGCGCGGTCGTGGTCATCACCCACTACCAGCGCCTGCTCGACTATATCGTGCCGGATACCGTCCACGTGCTCTATAAGGGCCAGGTGATCAAGTCGGGCGACAAGACGCTGGCGCATGAGCTGGAAGCCAACGGCTATGCCGACATCATCGGCACGGCGGCCTGA